The following are encoded together in the Phocoena sinus isolate mPhoSin1 chromosome 11, mPhoSin1.pri, whole genome shotgun sequence genome:
- the MUC21 gene encoding LOW QUALITY PROTEIN: mucin-21 (The sequence of the model RefSeq protein was modified relative to this genomic sequence to represent the inferred CDS: substituted 1 base at 1 genomic stop codon), whose translation MEEKAVAIKANTGSSATSNGTRTASNTIASTTYGGTSTATNSGSQVTSSGSSTTSNTETSMTSGGTSTTSNTGSSLTSGGTSTPVNTGSSATSGGTSTASNTGSSLTSGGTSTTSNTGSSLTSGGTSATSNTGSSLTSGGTSTPVNTGSSATSGGTSTASNTGSSLTSGGTSTTSNTGSSLTSGGTSATSNTGSSLTSGGTSTPVNTGSSATSGGTSTASNTGSSLTSGGTSTTSNTGSSLTSGGTSATSNTGSSLTSGGTSTPVNTGSSATSGGTSTAFNTGSSMTSGETSTPANIGSSMTSSETSITSSTGSSKTSSGTTTASNTGSSATAGGSGTPLTTGIITTSNSISTSAGTTVNEGPSGSLKPWEIFLISLVSVIVAVGFFVGLYFCVRNSLSLRNVFDTAVXPLHGPNLGPGPGGNHTVHHRSRWSPNGFWRRPVSSVAMELRESHNGL comes from the exons ATGGAGGAGAAGGCAGTGGCCATAAA AGCCAACACTGGATCCAGTGCGACCTCCAATGGGACTAGGACAGCCTCCAACACTATAGCCAGCACGACCTATGGTGGTACCAGCACAGCCACCAACTCTGGATCCCAAGTGACCTCCAGTGGATCCAGCACAACCTCCAATACTGAAACCAGCATGACCTCTGGAGGGACCAGCACAACTTCCAATACTGGATCCAGTCTGACCTCTGGAGGGACCAGCACACCTGTCAACACTGGATCCAGCGCAACCTCTGGGGGGACCAGTACAGCCTCCAATACTGGATCCAGCCTGACCTCTGGAGGGACCAGCACAACCTCCAATACTGGATCCAGCCTGACCTCTGGAGGGACCAGCGCAACTTCCAATACTGGATCCAGCCTGACCTCTGGAGGGACCAGCACACCTGTCAACACTGGATCCAGCGCAACCTCTGGGGGGACCAGTACAGCCTCCAATACTGGATCCAGCCTGACCTCTGGAGGGACCAGCACAACCTCCAATACTGGATCCAGCCTGACCTCTGGAGGGACCAGCGCAACTTCCAATACTGGATCCAGCCTGACCTCTGGAGGGACCAGCACACCTGTCAACACTGGATCCAGCGCAACCTCTGGGGGGACCAGTACAGCCTCCAATACTGGATCCAGCCTGACCTCTGGAGGGACCAGCACAACCTCCAATACTGGATCCAGCCTGACCTCTGGAGGGACCAGCGCAACTTCCAATACTGGATCCAGCCTGACCTCTGGAGGGACCAGCACACCTGTCAACACTGGATCCAGCGCAACCTCTGGGGGGACCAGTACAGCCTTCAATACTGGATCCAGCATGACCTCTGGTGAGACCAGCACACCTGCCAATATTGGTTCCAGTATGACCTCCAGTGAGACCAGCATAACCTCCAGTACTGGATCCAGCAAAACCTCCAGTGGGACCACCACGGCCTCCAACACTGGATCCAGTGCAACTGCAGGAGGCTCTGGTACACCTTTGACAACTGGAATAATCACAACTTCCAACAGTATTAGCACAAGTGCTGGAACTACAGTGAATGAAGGGCCCAGTGGGTCCCTGAAGCCATGGGAAATCTTCCTCATCTCTCTGGTCTCAGTCATAGTGGCTGTGGGATTCTTTGTTGGGCTCTACTTCTGTGTG AGAAACTCCCTGTCCCTGAGAAATGTCTTTGACACAGCTGTCTAACCACTCCATGGCCCAAACCTCGGCCCAGGCCCTGG